The genomic stretch AGAGACCATCGCCCGGGTGATGGTGCTGCGCCGCAAGGAAGACACGGCGTTTTCCGAGCGCTACCGAATGGAGCGCCTCGATCTCGGTCTCGATGAGCCGCCGGTGCGGCGGCGCTCGCCGTGGGATCTCGGTGGGCTCGCCGACGATATCGCGCAGGCCCGCGCCCCGCTGACCGAATTGCTCGCAGCGCTGCCCTCGGGCGTGCGGATCTTCTGCCCCGCCGGAATCGGCGGGCATGTAAACCACCTGGCCGTGCGGGCTCTGGTCATCGAACTGCTCTCCGAACTGGCCGGGCGTGCCGAGGTGCTGTTCTACGAGGATCTGCCCTACGCCGCATCGAGCCGGGCGCGGCGGCGCGGCATCCGCGATCTGCGTGCCGCGCTGCAGGGGTGGCAGTTGCGTCGGCAGACCTGGGCGTCGGGCGCCGCCAAGCTCGAGGCGGTGAACTGCTACCCTTCGCAACTGGCGGGTCCGCCCGCATCGCTGCGCCGCTTTTCGCCCCGCACGCTCTGGCCGATCGGTTGGCACGAGGCGGTCTGGCGGCTTGTCACGACGTCGTGATCGGAACTTTATCCGGCTGCGTCCGTTCGCTCGACGAAGATTGTGGCAGCCCGGATTGCCCATAGACTCCTGACACGCAAAGCAAGTCAGCATCGCTGCCATTTCAGTGCCGTACTTTGCCGCAAAGGTGAACGACAGATGAATGGCCTCTTTATTCAAGATTCAGCCAAACTTGGCATTTATCCGGCAACCAACCAAACCGACCCGAACCTGTAGGAGCGTGCCAATGCGCCTCGCGACCAAACTTGCCGCCGCTGTACTGGCCACCATCTGTGCCGTGGCCCCCGTCTATGCCTTCGCTGCCGATCCGACCGGGACTTGGCAGGCCGATGACGGCAAGAGCCGTTACAAGATCACCCAATGCGGCTCCGGCGCGCTCTGCGCCCGCCTGATCTGGCTCCGCGACAAGGATGACGTGAACCGGCAATACCTGAACCAGGTGATCGTGCAGGGCACCCAGTCCGCCGCCAACAAGTGGACCGGCACGGTCAAGCATGCCGGCGACATCTACTCTGGCACCATGACCATGACCGGCGATGACAGCCTGAAGGTCAACGGTTGCCAGGGCATTTTCTGCCAGACCGTCAAACTGAGCCGCGTTTGAGGCTGCACGAGATAGGCAGCCCCCAAGAACTGCCGCACTTGAAACCCGCGCCTCCGCCGGCGCGGGTTTTTTAGTGCCTGCTGCCTGGCGGCTAGAGATCGATCTCGTAGGCCGTCACGGAGGCCTTGGGGACGCGCAGCGGCCCGGCTGTCGCCTCGGTGCTCGTCGTTACCGCGAAGACCTCGAGAGCCGTGCTGTCAATCGCCGTATCGAGCGCCGGATTTATCCGGTGCGCCCGCACCGCCTTCGGCGTTGCGCCGCCCAGATCCAGGCTTACCGCCGCTGCGCTATCGAGGCTGGTATTGACCACGTGCAGGTAGAGGCGGTCGCCGGTCCGGCTGGCCGATACTTCGATCGTGCTGTCGTCGGACGAGATCGCGACGCCGTGTGTGCCCGAATGGCGCCGGAACAGCCGCATGACGTGACCGACCGGCAGCAGGTACGGCTGCTCGCGCGGCGAGCCCAGCAGCACGGCGTTCACCGTCCAACTGGTGCCGGCAAAATCGGCGAGGGTCGAGATATCGATGATGTCCGCGTGCCGCTCGAACAGTGCCATGCAGCGGGCGTGGTAGAGTCCCGAGATCCACTCGCGCAGCATTTCGGACTTGTTGTGCGGCTGGATCGACAGGTGCCCCTCGGTGATCGCCAGCCTGGCGGGCGTGCCGAGCTCCCGGAGCGTCGCACGGGCGCCCAGCAGCTTGTCCTCGACCTTGCGGTACATGCCGTCGAGCGCCTCCCAGGTGGCGCCATAATCCTTGCGATACTCGCGGCCGTGGAGCACCGACGGCTGATCTCCCGGGTTCTGGTGCATCATATGGATGGCCACCATGTCGACGAGGTCTCCGGCCTCCTCCACCAGCTCATTGGCCCACCATTTTCCGGTGTCGCGCTCCATGTCGCCCCAGCCGATCAGCTGGATCGAGGGATCGCGCGCCTTCATTGCCTTGGCGAACTCGACATAGTGCCGGGCGTTCTCGGCGCTGGTGAAGCGCTCGCCGGCCTTCGGATAGGACGTCTCGTTGCCGATCTGCCAGGTATGGATGGCCCACGGCGCCCGGCGGCCATTGGCAATGCGCTCGGCATTGTCGGGGTCGTTGCAGTAGCTGACGAGGTCGGCCGCTTCGGTCGCGTCGCCCGAACGGTGTTCGCCCAGTGCCGTGTTGATGTACTCGGGCCGACCGTCGGCGGCGAAGTTGATCGCCATGATCGGCTCGGCTGCCACGGCCTCGCAGAAGGCCAGGAATTCGTCGACGCCGACGACGTTCTTTTCCCACCCGCCCCACAGGTAGTTGACCATGTCCTTGCGGGAAGCGCGCGGGCCGACGCTCTCGCGCCACTTCCAGAAGCTGGTGAGGATGCCGCCCCAGCGGATCGAGCTGGGCGCCAGGTCCCGCACCACCTCGATGAAATCCGGGCGCCAGCGGTCGCTCAACGCATCCCAGCAGGCCTCGACCGACGAGTCGGTGGTGCCGAGCGGCTCCATGAACTGCATGTAGAGGCGGGGCGAAATGGCGTGCAGCGGCCGCGGGTCGACCTTGATCGTCGGCATGAAGAGCTCCTGAGATTTACTTGATGCCCGAAGTCGGGCGCATTCCGCTGACGATCCAGCGCTGCCCGATAAGGAACAGCAGGATCATCGGCAATGAGGTGACGAAGGCAGCGGCGAGGATGACCGTGTAGTTGAGTACGGCGCTGGTGTCGGCGCTGAGATAGGCGATGACCACCGGCACAGGCATGGCCTGGGGCGTATTGGTGACGATCAAGGGCCAGAGGAAATTGTTCCAGCTGTAGAGCGCCGTGATCACCGTCACGGTGAGGATCGAGGGCATGGCCAGCGGCACCATGATCTTCAGGAACACCTGGAAATCGGTAGCGCCATCGATGCGGGCCGCCTCGTCGAGCTCGCGCGGCACCTGCATGAAGAACTGCCTGAGGATGAAGATGCCGATGACGCGCGGTAGCCCCGGCAGGATCACCCCCCACAAGGTGTTGACCAGCCCGATATTGGCCATCAGGTCATAGAGCGAGATTACCTCGAGGATGCCCGGCATCATCATCGAGACCAGCACCAGGGCGAACAGCACGTTGCGTCCGATGAACCTGGTGCGCGCGAACGCATAGGCGGCGGGGACGTCCAGCAGCAGGATACCGGCCACCTGCAGCACCATGATCACCGTGCTGTTCCAGATGCCGGTGGGGACACTGACCCCGCGCTGCGTTTCGGTGAGCACCTTCCAGTAGTTGTCGAGCGTCCACTGGGTGGGGATGAACACCCCCTTCAGCACATCGCTCGCCGGCGCGAACGAGAACAGCACCAGCGAAACCAGCGGCAGGAACCACAGCGCCGCGAGCACGGCGAGGATGATCCAGCGGGTGACCTGTGACCCCTTGCGTTGCTGCATGGCTCAGGCCTCCCGACGGAAGAAGCGGAACTGGATGAAGCTCAGCGTCGCAATGACGATGGTGATGACGACGCCGATGGCCGCGGCGCGGCCGAGCGCGAAGCGTTGGAAGCCTTCCTCATAGAGCAGCATGGTGAGAACGGTGGTCGAGCCGAACGGCCCGCCCTGGGTCATGATCAGCACTTCGCCGAAGATCTGGAAGGCCTGGACGATCGAGAGGACGACGACGATCAGCAGGATCGGCCTCAGCAGTGGCACGGTGATCAGCACCAGATCCTGCAGGGCCGTCGAGCCATCGAGCCGCGCTGCCTCGTAGAGTTCGTCGGGGATGTTCTCGAGCCCGGCGAGCAGGATGATCACCATGAACCCGACATTGATCCACAGCGTCACCAGGCTGACGACGAACAGCGACCAGCCTGGTGTCTGCAGCAGGTTCTGGCCCGGCAGGCCAAAAAAGCTCAGCACCTTGTCGATGGTGCCGATATTGGGTTCGAACAGCCAGTTGAAGGCGATCGCGGCGACCGCGACGTTGATCACGATGGGCAGGAAGAACGCGGTGCGGAAGATGCCGATACCGGGCAGCTTGCGGTGCAGCATCACCGCCAGCACCAGCGAGATCACCGTGATCATCGGCACGTACATCGCAGCAAAGCCGCTGGTGACCCAGAACGATTTCCAGAAGCGGCTGTCTCCGAGGAGCGAGGCGTAGTTGCCGAGCCCGACAAAGGCGTTGGGACCGAAAATGCCCCAGTCGAACAGGCTCATGTAGAGCGCCCGGCCGACCGGGTAGGCGACGAATACCGCGAACAGGGCGACATAGGGTCCCGCGAGCAGGTACGGGAACAGGGTCGAGCGGAGGCGGGACATCGCGGGCCTTCAGGTCGGTCGGGAAAACGGCGGCCGGCATGCCGGCCGCCCAGGCGAGGGAGGGGCGTTACTTCTTGGCCAGTTCCTGGCGGATGCCGTCGACCAGCATCTGCACCGCCTGGTCGATATCGACCTGGCCGGCGTAGAATGCCTCGGCCGTGGTTTGCACCACGCGATCGACCTGCGGCTGCACCGACAGCGCCGGCGGGAAGTGGACGTAGTCGAGCGAGGTGGCGACGATGCTCTGTTCGGGCAGCGCCTTGAACTCGTCGCTGTGCAGCGTCGTCAGCTTGGCCGGCATCTTGCCGGTTTTGGCCCAGGCGATGGAGTTGTCGCCGATCCACTTGATGAAGACCAGCGCATCGGCGCGCGCTTCCGGCGGGGTGCCCCGGGGAATGACGAAGTTGTGCCCCAGCGCGAAGGTCGCCGGACGCTCGCCGAAGGTGGGCAACGGCGCGACGCCGAAGTTCAGCCCCTGATCAGCGGCGGCAGCCTGGTAAACCGGCAGGTCGGTGATCTGGTTGATGACGATGCCATACTTGTTCTGG from Devosia sp. A16 encodes the following:
- a CDS encoding carbohydrate ABC transporter permease, encoding MSRLRSTLFPYLLAGPYVALFAVFVAYPVGRALYMSLFDWGIFGPNAFVGLGNYASLLGDSRFWKSFWVTSGFAAMYVPMITVISLVLAVMLHRKLPGIGIFRTAFFLPIVINVAVAAIAFNWLFEPNIGTIDKVLSFFGLPGQNLLQTPGWSLFVVSLVTLWINVGFMVIILLAGLENIPDELYEAARLDGSTALQDLVLITVPLLRPILLIVVVLSIVQAFQIFGEVLIMTQGGPFGSTTVLTMLLYEEGFQRFALGRAAAIGVVITIVIATLSFIQFRFFRREA
- a CDS encoding carbohydrate ABC transporter permease; protein product: MQQRKGSQVTRWIILAVLAALWFLPLVSLVLFSFAPASDVLKGVFIPTQWTLDNYWKVLTETQRGVSVPTGIWNSTVIMVLQVAGILLLDVPAAYAFARTRFIGRNVLFALVLVSMMMPGILEVISLYDLMANIGLVNTLWGVILPGLPRVIGIFILRQFFMQVPRELDEAARIDGATDFQVFLKIMVPLAMPSILTVTVITALYSWNNFLWPLIVTNTPQAMPVPVVIAYLSADTSAVLNYTVILAAAFVTSLPMILLFLIGQRWIVSGMRPTSGIK
- a CDS encoding alpha-L-arabinofuranosidase C-terminal domain-containing protein, which encodes MPTIKVDPRPLHAISPRLYMQFMEPLGTTDSSVEACWDALSDRWRPDFIEVVRDLAPSSIRWGGILTSFWKWRESVGPRASRKDMVNYLWGGWEKNVVGVDEFLAFCEAVAAEPIMAINFAADGRPEYINTALGEHRSGDATEAADLVSYCNDPDNAERIANGRRAPWAIHTWQIGNETSYPKAGERFTSAENARHYVEFAKAMKARDPSIQLIGWGDMERDTGKWWANELVEEAGDLVDMVAIHMMHQNPGDQPSVLHGREYRKDYGATWEALDGMYRKVEDKLLGARATLRELGTPARLAITEGHLSIQPHNKSEMLREWISGLYHARCMALFERHADIIDISTLADFAGTSWTVNAVLLGSPREQPYLLPVGHVMRLFRRHSGTHGVAISSDDSTIEVSASRTGDRLYLHVVNTSLDSAAAVSLDLGGATPKAVRAHRINPALDTAIDSTALEVFAVTTSTEATAGPLRVPKASVTAYEIDL
- a CDS encoding DUF2147 domain-containing protein, giving the protein MRLATKLAAAVLATICAVAPVYAFAADPTGTWQADDGKSRYKITQCGSGALCARLIWLRDKDDVNRQYLNQVIVQGTQSAANKWTGTVKHAGDIYSGTMTMTGDDSLKVNGCQGIFCQTVKLSRV
- a CDS encoding PIG-L family deacetylase, with amino-acid sequence MLPVSGADNNIYLSPHYDDIAFSLGARVAALPGGRLVNLFTRSGYVAGTSTEHWPDAETIARVMVLRRKEDTAFSERYRMERLDLGLDEPPVRRRSPWDLGGLADDIAQARAPLTELLAALPSGVRIFCPAGIGGHVNHLAVRALVIELLSELAGRAEVLFYEDLPYAASSRARRRGIRDLRAALQGWQLRRQTWASGAAKLEAVNCYPSQLAGPPASLRRFSPRTLWPIGWHEAVWRLVTTS